A stretch of Lysinibacillus agricola DNA encodes these proteins:
- a CDS encoding cytochrome d ubiquinol oxidase subunit II translates to MSLEILGISVLWLFLFGYVIVASIDFGAGFFNAYSVLIGKDHILANVIKRYLSPVWEITNVFLVFFFVGIVGFFPQTAYYYGTILLVPVSISLILIAIRGSYYAFESYSEKGGHIGYTLMYGITGLFIPASLSIVLTISEGGFVEIVNEEPHLQIAKLFTSPLTWSIVLLSIVAVLYISAVFLTWYGKRARDEHASNLMRKYALGWSLPLIISVIGTMVELKGHVPEHYENMLNLWWLFAISGVLFFITLILLFNKRNYGIAVFLMVAQFGFAFFGYGISHYPYLLYPYLSVYDSFTNETMAIALVIAFIGGLVLLIPSLYLVMKWFVFDRDYACGKHNHHV, encoded by the coding sequence ATGAGTTTAGAGATATTAGGAATTTCAGTGCTATGGTTATTTCTATTCGGCTATGTCATTGTTGCGTCCATAGACTTTGGAGCGGGCTTCTTTAATGCTTATAGTGTCTTAATAGGTAAAGATCATATATTAGCAAATGTTATAAAACGTTATTTATCTCCGGTGTGGGAAATTACAAACGTCTTCCTTGTATTTTTCTTTGTTGGAATAGTAGGATTCTTTCCTCAAACTGCTTACTATTACGGCACAATTTTGCTAGTGCCGGTCAGTATCTCATTAATATTAATTGCCATTAGAGGGAGCTATTATGCATTTGAATCCTACAGTGAAAAAGGTGGACATATCGGTTATACATTGATGTATGGAATTACTGGTTTATTCATACCAGCATCCCTTTCTATTGTATTAACGATATCTGAGGGAGGGTTCGTGGAAATTGTAAATGAAGAGCCACATTTACAAATCGCTAAACTTTTCACAAGTCCGCTAACTTGGTCTATCGTGCTATTAAGTATTGTTGCAGTTTTGTATATTTCAGCTGTTTTCTTAACTTGGTATGGGAAAAGAGCGCGAGATGAACATGCTTCTAATTTAATGAGAAAGTATGCACTCGGTTGGTCGTTGCCACTCATAATAAGCGTAATAGGGACTATGGTGGAGTTGAAGGGACATGTGCCTGAGCATTATGAAAATATGTTAAATCTGTGGTGGCTCTTTGCAATATCAGGCGTACTATTTTTTATAACACTAATTCTTTTATTTAATAAGAGAAACTATGGCATTGCTGTCTTTTTAATGGTTGCACAATTCGGGTTTGCCTTTTTCGGCTATGGTATTTCACATTATCCGTATTTACTATATCCGTACTTATCAGTCTATGATAGCTTTACGAACGAAACGATGGCTATTGCATTAGTGATAGCGTTTATTGGAGGGCTAGTTCTGCTCATACCTTCATTATATTTAGTAATGAAATGGTTTGTGTTTGATCGTGACTATGCTTGCGGTAAACATAATCATCATGTCTAG
- a CDS encoding ABC transporter substrate-binding protein: MKGGCVVMKQMNKWLFLLPLVLVVALVGCSSDKKSTSSPTPDTDDKGNAEKVSLTIGSWRTEDVAKYEKVIALFNEQHPEINISFNPTKNTEYNTVLNTALQAGEGPDIFHLRPYAAGLKLAEAGYVEKINGLNGLSAYPEEALKASRDEEGNQYGVPINLSSTQFFYNKKIFKDNDLEVPTTWDEFIALNDKLLEKGITPMAMGTKESWLLSLMHGIVGPAIYEGNDFYQAVLAGEKDFTDPKFIESIQVMNDLKKYFPANSEGLGMDDIRTLFALGEAAMFPLGSWEIPVVLEMNPDLDLGYFPIPSKAGNKTVTTWVDGSFAINANSKNKDAAKVFLEFLTTKEFGELFVKEFSMISAIPGITSDNALLNDISKSTENEATPYMWVTNFTGGDPTTKSLLESELQGMYLGQVTPEEVAAKVQENAKTWFTPFQK, encoded by the coding sequence ATGAAGGGTGGATGTGTGGTTATGAAACAAATGAATAAATGGTTGTTCCTGTTGCCTTTAGTACTCGTTGTAGCATTAGTAGGCTGTTCCTCGGATAAGAAATCAACAAGCTCACCAACACCTGATACAGATGATAAAGGAAACGCAGAAAAAGTTTCATTAACGATTGGGAGTTGGCGTACAGAAGACGTTGCTAAATATGAAAAAGTCATTGCATTATTTAATGAACAACATCCCGAAATTAACATATCATTTAACCCAACCAAAAATACTGAGTATAACACAGTGTTAAACACAGCATTACAAGCGGGTGAAGGTCCAGATATCTTTCATTTACGTCCATATGCTGCAGGATTAAAGCTTGCTGAGGCGGGTTATGTAGAAAAAATTAATGGCTTAAATGGTTTGAGTGCATATCCTGAAGAAGCATTAAAAGCTTCACGCGATGAAGAAGGTAATCAGTATGGCGTACCCATTAACTTGAGCTCAACTCAATTCTTCTACAATAAAAAGATTTTTAAAGATAATGACTTAGAGGTGCCTACTACTTGGGATGAATTCATAGCACTAAATGATAAATTGCTAGAAAAGGGTATTACGCCGATGGCAATGGGGACTAAAGAAAGCTGGCTATTGTCGTTGATGCACGGTATTGTAGGTCCTGCCATTTATGAAGGGAATGATTTCTATCAAGCAGTGCTTGCGGGAGAAAAAGATTTCACAGATCCTAAGTTTATAGAATCTATACAAGTGATGAATGACTTGAAAAAATACTTCCCGGCAAATTCAGAAGGGTTAGGGATGGATGATATTCGTACATTATTTGCACTAGGTGAGGCAGCTATGTTCCCGCTAGGCAGTTGGGAAATTCCTGTTGTACTAGAAATGAATCCAGATTTAGATTTAGGATACTTCCCGATACCATCAAAAGCTGGAAATAAAACAGTGACAACTTGGGTAGATGGTTCATTTGCTATTAATGCAAATTCGAAAAATAAGGATGCTGCTAAAGTGTTTTTGGAGTTTTTAACAACAAAAGAATTTGGAGAACTATTTGTAAAAGAATTCTCGATGATTAGTGCAATTCCAGGTATTACCTCTGATAATGCATTGTTAAATGACATTAGCAAATCTACAGAAAATGAAGCAACACCGTATATGTGGGTTACGAATTTTACAGGTGGCGATCCGACAACAAAGAGCTTGCTCGAAAGTGAACTACAAGGCATGTATTTAGGTCAAGTGACACCGGAAGAGGTAGCAGCAAAAGTACAAGAAAACGCTAAAACATGGTTTACACCGTTTCAAAAATAA
- the cydS gene encoding cytochrome bd oxidase small subunit CydS, with protein sequence MNQFIILYAPFLVVAISIVVGFWIGPKDRQIKQ encoded by the coding sequence ATGAATCAATTTATTATTTTGTATGCACCTTTTCTTGTAGTGGCTATTAGTATTGTAGTTGGCTTTTGGATAGGGCCGAAAGATCGTCAAATTAAGCAATAG
- a CDS encoding TetR/AcrR family transcriptional regulator — MNKRKRQITTSARELFIEKGFVDTSINDIISAAKISKGTFYNHFASKNECLIAILDQGREEASNRRHELLYGKDPADLEVLTQQVAVLMYVNREHNLIQIFESISHSHDKELKKIILNYYLQELEWLANRFVQVFGEEISTLSYECAVQALGMINLSLRAVLISDSQYISRETIVRIALRNIKAIIPVMLESKEIIINVEMINAIQNVVNYQSINKEMIVEQLQGFTKELSKDETVEGLEYTEFLLEELQREKPKLFIIESLLTPFRKAFVGTEHAAEARDIANNLWRYVKIERPSERCKR, encoded by the coding sequence ATGAACAAAAGAAAAAGACAAATAACTACTTCTGCACGTGAGCTCTTTATCGAAAAAGGATTCGTGGACACATCAATTAACGATATTATTAGTGCAGCTAAAATTTCTAAGGGCACTTTTTATAATCATTTCGCTTCAAAAAATGAATGTTTAATCGCCATTCTAGATCAAGGGCGTGAAGAAGCAAGTAATCGTCGACATGAGCTTCTTTACGGGAAAGACCCAGCTGACTTGGAAGTATTAACACAGCAAGTTGCCGTGCTCATGTATGTCAATCGCGAGCACAATTTAATTCAAATTTTTGAATCGATTTCCCATTCTCATGACAAAGAACTTAAAAAAATTATTTTGAACTATTACTTACAGGAGTTAGAATGGCTTGCTAATCGTTTTGTACAAGTTTTCGGTGAAGAAATCAGTACACTGAGCTACGAATGCGCTGTACAGGCTCTCGGAATGATTAACCTCTCATTACGTGCAGTTTTAATTTCGGATTCTCAATATATTAGTCGTGAAACGATTGTACGTATAGCATTGCGTAATATTAAAGCAATTATTCCTGTAATGTTAGAATCTAAAGAAATTATTATTAACGTTGAAATGATTAATGCTATTCAAAATGTGGTGAACTATCAATCGATTAACAAGGAGATGATTGTTGAACAATTGCAAGGCTTTACGAAAGAATTGTCTAAGGATGAAACAGTTGAGGGCTTAGAATACACTGAATTTTTGTTGGAAGAATTACAACGTGAGAAACCAAAGCTTTTCATCATCGAATCACTTCTTACTCCTTTCCGAAAAGCATTCGTTGGGACGGAACACGCTGCTGAAGCACGTGACATTGCCAATAATTTATGGCGCTACGTAAAAATTGAGCGGCCATCAGAAAGATGTAAAAGGTAA
- a CDS encoding serine hydrolase domain-containing protein, whose product MVDAYMNRLVGDKEIPGAVLIVQQQHRRILSKSYGAYTAEDGSKQIISNNTLFDLASLTKVVATLPAILLLISRNKLNLIDSAQDHLPDFKFPHITIQQLLQHCSGLPADLEPSVRRHHQRDIMQEVLACDVIGQPNEQVLYSDLGMILLGKIIENVTGQPFQNFVEQEIFKPWGMHHTSFRLPEQKRSQAAATEMVVGKIVQGIVHDEKALLLEGVSGSAGLFSCAEDLAKYAKYWLGIIQQSTIPFEWMELTYTKTMGNRGLGFEVWNGDRSLFCFGRRWNKGSFGHTGFTGTSIWMDPVKKAFVVFLTNAVHYGRNTDIRGIREKLHTMIYENLII is encoded by the coding sequence TTGGTAGATGCATATATGAATCGCTTGGTGGGGGACAAAGAAATTCCGGGTGCAGTGCTTATTGTCCAACAGCAGCATAGACGTATATTGTCAAAAAGCTACGGAGCATATACAGCTGAAGATGGGAGTAAGCAAATTATTTCAAATAATACTTTGTTTGATTTGGCATCATTAACAAAAGTTGTCGCAACATTACCAGCTATTCTATTGCTGATTAGTAGGAACAAGTTGAACTTGATAGATTCAGCACAAGATCATTTACCAGATTTTAAATTTCCGCACATTACAATACAACAATTATTACAACATTGCTCTGGGCTACCGGCAGACTTAGAGCCGTCTGTTAGGAGACATCATCAGCGTGATATTATGCAGGAGGTTTTAGCGTGTGATGTCATTGGACAGCCAAATGAGCAAGTATTATACAGTGATTTAGGTATGATTTTATTAGGGAAGATTATCGAAAATGTTACAGGTCAGCCTTTTCAGAATTTTGTGGAGCAAGAGATTTTCAAGCCATGGGGTATGCATCATACAAGTTTCCGATTACCTGAGCAGAAAAGGAGTCAAGCAGCGGCTACAGAAATGGTAGTAGGTAAAATTGTACAAGGAATTGTACATGATGAGAAAGCATTACTATTAGAAGGAGTGTCAGGTAGTGCAGGGTTATTTTCATGCGCAGAGGATTTAGCAAAATATGCGAAATATTGGTTGGGAATAATCCAGCAATCTACCATACCATTTGAGTGGATGGAGCTTACATACACTAAGACAATGGGTAACAGAGGACTTGGCTTTGAAGTTTGGAATGGAGATCGTTCATTATTTTGTTTTGGTAGGAGGTGGAACAAGGGTTCTTTTGGACATACAGGATTTACTGGCACAAGTATTTGGATGGACCCTGTTAAAAAGGCGTTCGTTGTTTTCCTAACAAACGCTGTTCATTATGGGAGAAATACGGACATAAGGGGAATTAGAGAAAAGCTTCATACGATGATCTATGAAAATCTAATTATATGA
- a CDS encoding DHA2 family efflux MFS transporter permease subunit, which produces MIGILFVGAFVAFLNNTLLNVALPTIMNDFDITYSTVQWLATGYMLVSGILVPASAFFVTRFKNRHLFIVAMSVFTIGTIMAGFAPNFGTLLAGRMVQAAGASSMSPLLMNVMLISFPKEKRGAAMGIFGLVMITAPAIGPTLSGYIVEHHDWRMLFQMIIPFAVISLLFGIWKLENVMETREVHLDFPSVLLSTIAFGGILYGFSTAGDKGWSSPWVYGMISAGLLALIIFIFKQLRMDQPLLELRIYKYPMFALGSAISVIVSMAMFSGMILTPAYVQSIRGIDPFEAGLMMLPGALVMGIMSPITGKLFDKFGPRILAIVGLTITTIASFGLTQLELDSSYTFIVSMYTIRMFGLSMVMMPIMTNGLNQLPQMMNPHGTAINNTVQQVAGAIGSAVMVTFMNNRKKATAEDLIAEAKATAAQSGVASTPEQMQQMQDQIMQNALLDGITHSFLIAACITVLALVLAFFLKRVKIESTAASMDLKKPAK; this is translated from the coding sequence ATGATTGGTATTTTATTTGTGGGTGCTTTTGTTGCTTTTCTAAATAACACATTGTTAAACGTTGCGTTACCAACAATCATGAATGATTTTGATATAACGTATTCAACAGTACAATGGCTCGCAACAGGCTATATGCTTGTAAGTGGTATTTTAGTACCGGCTTCAGCGTTCTTTGTAACGCGCTTTAAAAATAGACATTTATTTATTGTAGCGATGTCAGTCTTTACGATCGGTACAATTATGGCTGGCTTTGCACCTAACTTCGGTACATTACTAGCAGGTCGTATGGTGCAAGCAGCGGGTGCTTCAAGTATGTCACCACTTTTAATGAATGTAATGTTAATTAGCTTCCCGAAAGAAAAACGTGGGGCAGCAATGGGGATTTTTGGTTTAGTCATGATTACGGCACCAGCGATAGGTCCAACGTTATCAGGATATATTGTTGAGCACCATGATTGGCGTATGCTCTTCCAAATGATTATTCCATTTGCAGTTATTAGTTTATTGTTTGGTATTTGGAAATTAGAAAACGTGATGGAGACACGTGAAGTTCATTTAGATTTCCCATCAGTACTATTATCAACAATTGCATTCGGTGGTATTCTATATGGTTTCAGTACTGCAGGGGATAAGGGCTGGTCAAGTCCTTGGGTATATGGCATGATTTCAGCTGGCCTTCTTGCTTTAATCATCTTCATATTTAAACAACTACGTATGGATCAACCTTTGCTAGAATTACGTATTTATAAATATCCAATGTTTGCATTGGGATCAGCTATCTCGGTCATCGTGTCAATGGCTATGTTCTCTGGGATGATTTTAACTCCTGCTTATGTACAATCGATTCGTGGAATTGATCCATTTGAAGCAGGCTTAATGATGCTTCCTGGGGCACTTGTAATGGGGATTATGTCGCCGATTACAGGTAAGCTTTTTGATAAATTTGGACCGCGTATATTAGCGATTGTCGGTTTAACGATTACAACAATTGCGTCATTCGGTTTAACACAGTTAGAATTAGATTCAAGCTATACATTTATCGTGTCTATGTACACAATTCGTATGTTTGGTTTGTCAATGGTTATGATGCCGATTATGACAAACGGTTTAAACCAATTACCACAAATGATGAACCCGCATGGTACAGCCATTAATAATACTGTGCAGCAAGTGGCAGGGGCAATTGGTAGTGCCGTGATGGTAACGTTTATGAATAACCGTAAAAAAGCAACAGCCGAAGATTTAATTGCAGAAGCAAAAGCTACTGCAGCGCAATCAGGTGTTGCATCAACACCAGAGCAAATGCAACAAATGCAGGATCAAATTATGCAAAATGCTTTATTAGATGGTATTACACACTCATTCTTAATAGCAGCTTGTATTACAGTTCTGGCACTAGTGCTTGCCTTCTTCCTAAAACGTGTAAAAATTGAAAGCACGGCGGCTTCTATGGATTTAAAAAAACCAGCTAAATAA